One window of Populus nigra chromosome 5, ddPopNigr1.1, whole genome shotgun sequence genomic DNA carries:
- the LOC133694189 gene encoding protein ASPARTIC PROTEASE IN GUARD CELL 2-like, whose amino-acid sequence MKNMSASRALLLLVVAMLLHLVTCTTTTTTSTATTHHNTITKAKTKTKTGSYPDFQLLNVKQAITETKSRPLKPSQYQELSMNIPNDSGSEGKQKLKLFHRDKVSFNNKFHNHSHVFHARMQRDVKRVVSLIRRVSSGSTVSYRVEDFGSEVVSGMDQGSGEYFVRIGVGSPPRSQYMVIDSGSDIVWVQCKPCTQCYHQTDPLFDPADSASFMGVSCSSAVCDQVENAGCNSGRCRYEVSYGDGSSTKGTLALETLTLGRTVVQNVAIGCGHMNQGMFVGAAGLLGLGGGSMSFVGQLSRERGNAFSYCLVSRVTNSNGFLEFGSEAMPVGAAWIPLIRNPHSPSYYYIGLSGLGVGDMKVPISEDIFELTELGNGGVVMDTGTAVTRFPTVAYEAFRDAFIDQTGNLPRASGVSIFDTCYNLFGFLSVRVPTVSFYFSGGPILTLPANNFLIPVDDAGTFCFAFAPSPSGLSILGNIQQEGIQISVDGANEYVGFGPNVC is encoded by the coding sequence atgaaaaacatgtCAGCCTCTCGAGCACTACTTCTCTTGGTGGTGGCGATGCTACTTCATCTTGTAACAtgtaccaccaccaccaccacatcGACCGCCACCACTCATCATAACACCATCACCAaagccaaaaccaaaaccaaaaccggttcgTACCCTGATTTTCAATTATTGAATGTGAAACAGGCAATAACAGAAACAAAGAGTAGGCCTCTAAAACCATCCCAATATCAAGAACTATCCATGAATATTCCAAATGATAGTGGAAGTGAGGGAAAGCAGAAACTGAAACTTTTCCACAGAGACAAGGTATCCTTCAACAACAAGTTTCACAATCATAGCCACGTTTTTCATGCACGCATGCAAAGAGACGTGAAGAGGGTGGTTAGCCTTATCCGCCGCGTTTCCAGTGGCAGTACCGTCAGCTATCGGGTGGAGGATTTTGGGTCGGAGGTGGTGTCAGGCATGGACCAAGGTAGTGGAGAATATTTTGTTAGAATAGGAGTTGGAAGTCCACCAAGAAGTCAATACATGGTCATTGATTCAGGTAGTGATATTGTATGGGTTCAGTGTAAACCTTGCACCCAATGTTATCATCAAACCGACCCGCTGTTTGACCCGGCAGACTCAGCTTCTTTTATGGGGGTGTCTTGTAGCTCTGCGGTTTGTGACCAGGTTGAGAATGCGGGTTGTAATTCGGGCCGATGTCGCTACGAGGTGTCATATGGTGATGGATCGTCCACAAAAGGGACTCTTGCCCTCGAAACACTTACACTGGGAAGAACCGTGGTTCAAAATGTGGCTATCGGATGCGGGCATATGAACCAGGGCATGTTTGTTGGTGCTGCCGGGTTATTGGGTCTTGGAGGAGGATCCATGTCATTTGTGGGTCAATTGAGTAGGGAAAGGGGGAATGCATTTAGTTATTGTTTGGTGAGTAGGGTGACTAATTCAAATGGATTTTTGGAATTCGGGTCTGAAGCAATGCCCGTGGGAGCTGCCTGGATTCCTTTGATCCGAAACCCACATTCACCGAGCTATTACTATATCGGGCTTTCAGGTCTTGGAGTTGGAGACATGAAGGTGCCAATATCAGAAGACATATTCGAATTAACGGAGCTGGGAAATGGAGGTGTTGTTATGGACACCGGGACGGCTGTGACTCGGTTTCCTACGGTGGCTTACGAGGCATTTCGTGATGCTTTCATAGACCAAACCGGAAACCTTCCCCGGGCTTCTGGAGTATCCATATTTGATACTTGTTATAACTTATTCGGGTTTTTGTCGGTCCGGGTACCAACCGTCTCATTTTACTTCTCAGGTGGGCCAATTCTAACCCTTCCagcaaataactttttaatccCAGTGGACGATGCAGGgaccttttgttttgcatttgcTCCTTCCCCTTCAGGACTTTCCATCCTCGGAAACATTCAACAAGAAGGGATTCAAATCTCCGTCGATGGAGCTAATGAGTATGTAGGTTTTGGCCCCAATGTTTGCTAA